In Chryseobacterium sp., the genomic window TAAGTGGAAATTTAACTTTAGGTATGATGCTTTCTGTACAATATATCATCGGGCAATTAAACGGTCCTCTTTTGCAGATTTTTGATTTTATAAAACAGGCTCAGGATGTGCAAATTTGCATTGAAAGATTGGGCGAGATTCATAATAAAGAAGACGAAGAAAACAAAAATGAACAGTATGCTAAAGAAATTCCTTCTCAAGATATTGAAGTAAATAATGTTTCTTTTCGTTATATGGGATCTGATCAGTTTGTTTTTGAAAACCTGAATATTACAATTCCTTATCAAAAAATTACTGCAATTGTAGGAGCAAGTGGAAGCGGAAAAACTACATTTTTAAAACTTTTAATGAAGTTTTATGAACCTAATATGGGAGAAATTAAATTGGGAAACACTACTCTAAAAGATATTTCCCCAAGAACGTGGAGAAATAATTGCGGAGTCGTCATGCAGGATGGTTATGTATTTAATGATACAATTGCTAATAATGTGGCTGTAGGGGAAAACTATATAGATAATCAAAGGCTAAGCAAAGCTTTAGAAATTGCCAGTATTAAAGAATTTGTTGACAGCTTACCGCTAAGCCATAATACTAAAATTGGAAACGAAGGGGTAGGAATTAGCGGAGGACAAAAACAGAGGATATTTATTGCAAGAGCTGTTTATAAATCTCCTGAATTTATTTTTTTTGATGAAGCAACATCCGCATTAGATGCTAATAATGAAAAGATTATCATGGAAAATCTGGAACAGTTTTTTAAAGGTAAAACAGCCATTGTTATTGCACATCGTTTATCTACCGTAAAAAATGCAGATAAAATTATTGTGTTGGATAAAGGTAAGGTCGTTGAAGAAGGAAATCATCAAGAATTGGTTGCTCAGAAGGGCGAATACTATCGTTTGGTTAAAAATCAACTGGAACTCGGGAATTAAGAGGTAGTTATTCTATGGTTTCTTCAAACTTATTAGTAATGTTATATGCTCTATCTTTTACTACAATATCATAATTTCCCTTATCTAAAATAAGATAACTTGAATCTTTTACACTCTGTAATTCTATAATATCTGCAGGAACACCCTTGTTTTCAAATTCTCCCTTTCTATACGCAAAAATTAAGGATGGATAATTTTTAATTTTAGATTTTGGTATTTCATAAAATTGGCGGGTTTTATTTAGCATCCAATTAGGTCTTGCTTTAATGTATGCTGTAATTGGATGTATAATTTTTATATCTGTAAAAGGCTCCTTTTGAATTCCTGTGAATACCATTTTATTTTCGTCTAATAAAACAACAAGGAAAATTCCCGTTTATAGAGCTTAATAATGGGTCATTCATTTCAGAGTCACTTCTTTCAGATAATTGCGTTTGATCAACTGTAAGAGGGTTGATCTTCGTCAGGTCAAAAAGTCTTCCTGCCATTGTTTTTTCCCAAGTCTGGTGTTTTCCTTCATATGCATGCTCATATCCACAGTAAATAAAATATTTTCCATTTTTATTTTTCTGCATAAATTTATAGATATTCTCTGCTTGTTCTATCTCTCTTTCTTTTCCATTTTTTTCCCGATTCCGCTTCATATTTAAATAGAATAAAGCCCAAATCCAAAGCAGTTTTAATGAAATTACCAAATTGTGGTTCGGAAGTATAAAAGCCACTGTGGATTGTTGGGAATTTTCTAATATTTATTGAATCATCACCTAAAGCCTCCAGACCTAAATAACGATAGCCATTTTCATAAAGTCCTTTTAATAGAGATGTTGCAAATGTTCTATGACTCGCATAATGGTGCGCTTCGTTGAGAATCAATATTTCCTCTTTTTTTGATTTATTTAAGATATAATCTTTAGCATTTTCAACTTTATGTTTTACGAATTTCAAACTGTAATCATTAGATAATTTTTTTCTTTTCGTCCTAGTTTATCCCAAGTTTGTAATCCCTTAAAATAATAATTTGACATAGAATACTTCATTGCCCCAATTTGATATTTATAAGAATTGTCTCCGCTTTTATCATTATTAATTTCCTTTTCAATATCATTTGAAAATTTATAAAGATTTTGGGCTTTTATGTTCAAAGAAAAAATGGTGAAAAATAAAAAAAATGTTGTTTTCATATGTTGTTTGGATTAATTAGCTGCTATTAACGGAAATATACTCTCACGGAGCATGATACAGAAGTAAGGTCCTTCCATCAAATACAAGTATTAATTATCTTTTCTTGTTTTCATAAACCGTTTTTGAAACGGCGCTTTCGAGCATAATTTCTGTAATTGGCTGTACAAATTTGTACCATCTTTTTCAATATTAAAGATAAAAAAAATACTTCTCATATTTTTATTTGTTGTCTGGTTTCAAGTTATAATTGAGGGCAGTTCACAAAAAGTTAAAACAAATTAGAGGACATCTATCAAATTCATTTAGAATAATAGATCAAAGCTACTTCTGCTGCAACTTAATTTGCGGAATAAATTATCTTTATCTGGTACCAAACAGATGAGAACAATAACCTTGTTAGACTCTCGTTTATGATAATCAACTCAAAGATTTTTTGCATTGGATTAATTGCTTTATCAACAGATTAGCAAAGACAAAAGTTTTGTTTATGCAAAATTTCTTCTATTGCTGATTAATTAGGGTATAATACTGAACAATCATTCGCAAAGCAACTCCACTTTCTATCTATTCAAGTAAATTGAAAAGTAGCAGATAACAATTAAAGAACTGATATATATATATCTGGAATAAAACATTTTAACTATTTTAAATTTATGAAATCAGGTACCTAAATTCATGAATTTATGGACCAATATATTGTAAAATTTCTTGATATTGTTGCATCTTTGCTCTAGGTAAAGGTATAAATTTATTTTTTTACATGTGTACAGTATAAAAATCTAAATATAAATTTCTGATCAGAAAAACCCAATATCAGGTCGCTATAATTCGTACAGGTGAATACGGAATGGAGTAATCCTCTTAAAGACAAAGCCATAAAATATTAAGTCATGTGGGAGCAATTGGTAAAGAGAAATTAAAACATAATTAATTGAAAAAAAGTTTCCTTTTTATAAGCAGCCCCATTCCAAAGACTGCGGTCCTACTTGCCTCCGTATTGTAAGCAAATTTTACGGAAAAACTATATCCATGCAACAAATCCGTAACCTTTCGGAGACTACAAGAGAAGGAAGTAGTTTACTTGGTTTGAGTGATGCTGCTGAAGATCTTGGTTTCCGCTCACTCGGAGTACAAATTGATTTTAAAACTCTTACAGAAGAAGTTCCTTTTCCCTGTATTGTTCACTGGAACAAAAATCACTTTGTAGTCGTTTATAAAATTGATAAAAACAATAAAGTTTACATTTCGGACCCTAGTTACGGGTTGATCACCTACAGCCGAGACGAATTTATAAAATTATGGATCGGCGAAAATGCCAACGAAAGCACAGAAGAAGGTATTGCTCTGATTTTGGAGACTACCCCTGCGTTTTTTCAAACCGAATTTGATGATAAAGAAAGTAAAGCAAGCTTTACATTTCTTTCAAAATATTTATTAAAATACAAATCTCTTGTCATTCAGCTGGCAGTCGGGCTTTTGGCGGGAAGTTTATTATCATTGATTTTTCCTTTCCTTACCCAAAGTATCGTCGATGTCGGGATTCAGAATCAAGATCTGAATTTCATTTATATCATTTTATTAGCCCAGATCATGCTTTTCCTGGGAAGAATGGGAATCGAAGTTATCCGAAGCTGGATCTTGCTCCATCTTTCAGCAAGGATAAATATTTCCATCATTTCTGACTTTTTCATTAAATTAATGAAGCTTCCCATCAGCTTTTTTGATACGAGAATGACCGGCGATATCATGCAGAGAATTAATGACCATCACAGGATTGAGCAGCTTTTGACCAGCTCATCTCTGAATACATTATTTTCATTGGTCAACCTTATCATTTTCAGCATCATCTTATTATTTTATGATTACAAGCTTTTCGTCGTCTATTTGGTCGGAGCTGTTTTGTACATCGCATGGATCAGTTTTTTCCTTAATAAAAGAAAAGAGCTTGATTATAAAAGATTCTCACAAGTTTCCCAGGAGCAAAGTAAAGTGATCGAACTGATCAACGGAATGCAGGAAATCAAAATGCACAACGCCGAAAAACAAAAGCGTTGGGATTGGGAATTTTTACAGGTTAAATTATTTAAAATAAGGATAAAATCTTTGTCATTAGAACAATGGCAGTCCGTCGGAGGAAATTTTATTAATCAAATGAAAGATATTTTGGTAAGTTTTCTTTCTGCAAAGCTTGTTCTTAGTGGAAATTTAACATTGGGAATGATGCTTTCCGTTCAATACATTATTGGACAGTTGAATAGTCCTTTATTACAATTGATAGATTTTATCAAACAGACGCAGGATGCTAAAATTTCATTGGAAAGATTAAGTGAAATTCATGATAAAGAAGATGAGGAAAGTAAAGACGAACAATACGCTCACGATATTCCTGAAAAAGATATTGAAATAGAAAATCTTTCGTTCAGATATATTGGTTCAGATGCTTTGGTTTTTGAAAATTTAAGTTTAAATATTCCTTATCAGAAAACAACTGCTATCGTGGGAGCCAGTGGAAGTGGAAAAACAACGCTTTTAAAATTATTTATGAAATTTTATGAGCCCAATGAAGGCGATATTAAAATCGGAAACACAAAATTAAAAAATGTCTCTCCAAGATTATGGAGAGATCATTGCGGCGTGGTGATGCAGGAAGGCTATGTCTTTAATGATACAATTGCCAATAATATTGCCGTCGGAGAGGATTTTGTGGATAAGCAAAAGCTAAGAAAAGCCGTAGAAATCGCCAATATTAAAGATTTTATTGAAGAATTACCGTTAAGTTATAACACAAAAATAGGTAACGAAGGTTTGGGAGTGAGTGGCGGACAAAAACAAAGGTTATTTATCGCAAGAGCCGTCTATAAATCTCCGGAATATATTTTCTTCGATGAAGCTACTTCTGCCTTAGACGCCAACAATGAGAAAGTCATCATGGAAAACTTAGAGCAGTTTTTTCAGGGTAAAACTGCTATCGTCATTGCACACAGGCTTTCAACCGTAAAACACGCCGATAAGATTATTGTTTTAGACAAAGGAAAAGTCGTGGAAGAAGGAAATCACAATGAGCTGGTTGCCTTAAAAGGTGAATATTACAGATTGGTAAAAAATCAATTAGAATTGGGGAATTAGCTACTTTAACAAGTCAAAGCTATTATGAATTTATAAAAACATTGTTTACTAAAAATTAAATTTTGGAAACTAACAAAGAAATATTAGATAATATAGAATTACGTTCTGAAAGCGTTCAGGATATTCTTACTCAGCCACCTCACTGGATGATCCGTTGGGGAAATACCATTATATTAATTATTCTCATGCTTATTTTAGCAATGAGCTATATGATCAGGTATCCTGAATTTATCCCTGCACCAATCGTTGTTACATCTCAGAATCCACCGGAAAAATTAGAGGCACGAACCAATTCTAAAATCGAAAAAATTTTCATTAAAGATCATCAGGAGGTAAAAAAAAATGACGTTTTGATGGTCATGCAATCCACTGCTAATTATAAGGATGTTTTGGAGCTTAAAAAACTAATAGATTCCATTTCGCCTAATGAATTGAGTTCTTTTCCCATTCAACAAACTTCCCATTTTAAATTGGGTGAGTTACAAGGAGATTATAATGGTTTTGCAAAGGCATTTCAGGATGAAAAGTTGTTTACAAGATTACAACCTTATGCACCGGAAAATTTGGCAGCCAATCAAATTATTTCTGAATACCAAGGCAGGATTGCTATGTTAAAACAACAAAAGAACCTTGAGCTGGCAAAATATGAACTAACAAAGAAAAATTATAACCGTTCTCAGGAATTATTTAATCAGGGTGTGATCGCTGCTGTGGAATTGGAAAATGAGAAAATCAAATTTTTACAAGCTCAACAGAATATAGAAAACATTAGTATTTCATTATCGCAAATCGAAGAAGGAATTTCTAATGTTACAAAAACCAAAAGCGGAGCTTCCATTAATACCGAAAAAGATAAGATTACCTATTCTTCACAAACATCACAATTATTTGAACAGCTTAGAAAATCTTTACGGCAATGGGAACAGAATTATCTTATCATTTCTTCTATTAATGGTCCTGCTAGTTTCCAGCAGTTTTTTGGCGAAAATCAGTTCGTAAAAGCGGGGGACGTTATTTTATCTATCTTTCCAAAGAACAAGGAAAATTTGGTAGGCAGAATGTCTGTACCGGCTACAAATTCGGGCAAGATCGCATCAGGAGAAAAAGTTTTAATTAAACTTGACAATTATCGTTACCAGGAATACGGTATTATAGAAGGTAGGGTTCGGAACATTTCGCTTACTCCAGATAATACCGGAAATTATTATGTAGATGTTACTCTTCCAAAAGGTTTAAAGACAACTTACAACAAAAACCTCCCATTTGATAAAGAACTTAAAGGTAATGCTGAAATTGTTACACAAGATTTACGATTGATCCATAGGTTCTTCTATCAAATTAGAAAATTATTGGGATATCAAAGTTAAATGGAAATTCGCAAAATTATGGATGGAAGATTAAATATATTCCTGGAGAAACCACTTAAAGCCTCTGATAATTCAGAGGCTTTTTTGTTTATTATGCTAAAACTCTCAGCTAAAAAATAAACTCCCCCAAAATAGATTTGGGGGAGTTTTTTTACATAAGGATAAACTCAATGAGGTTATGCATTGATCATGGTTTTTAAATTTTCTATTTCTTTATTCTGAGCAATAATATAAAGCGTAAGTTCTTCGATCTTCTGAAGTAATTTGATCTGAAAGTCTCCTACAGGCAACCCGTTATCCGTCATTTCTTCTGCAGAAGGAATTTCCGGGAGGTGTTTGTTTTCCCGTATAAAAGATTCAAGTTCCTGAATGCTTGGCATCTGATAATCCGGTCTGATTGAAGATTCGCCGTCAAAATATTTTTGGAAAACATAATCTGCAGGGACATTGGTATCAACGATAACATCTTCTGCATGAATCTTTCCTTTTACAGTAAGCTTCTGATCCGGATTTTTTGTTCCTATTCCAACATTTCCTGCATCTGCACTAAGAATCAGATTATTGCCAACAGGGTTAATATGCAGCGGCATTCCTGCATGACTTTGTATCCATGAATAATTTTCAGCACATCCTAATCTCAGGTTAGTGTTGGAA contains:
- a CDS encoding HlyD family efflux transporter periplasmic adaptor subunit, whose translation is METNKEILDNIELRSESVQDILTQPPHWMIRWGNTIILIILMLILAMSYMIRYPEFIPAPIVVTSQNPPEKLEARTNSKIEKIFIKDHQEVKKNDVLMVMQSTANYKDVLELKKLIDSISPNELSSFPIQQTSHFKLGELQGDYNGFAKAFQDEKLFTRLQPYAPENLAANQIISEYQGRIAMLKQQKNLELAKYELTKKNYNRSQELFNQGVIAAVELENEKIKFLQAQQNIENISISLSQIEEGISNVTKTKSGASINTEKDKITYSSQTSQLFEQLRKSLRQWEQNYLIISSINGPASFQQFFGENQFVKAGDVILSIFPKNKENLVGRMSVPATNSGKIASGEKVLIKLDNYRYQEYGIIEGRVRNISLTPDNTGNYYVDVTLPKGLKTTYNKNLPFDKELKGNAEIVTQDLRLIHRFFYQIRKLLGYQS
- a CDS encoding peptidase domain-containing ABC transporter, with translation MEKKFPFYKQPHSKDCGPTCLRIVSKFYGKTISMQQIRNLSETTREGSSLLGLSDAAEDLGFRSLGVQIDFKTLTEEVPFPCIVHWNKNHFVVVYKIDKNNKVYISDPSYGLITYSRDEFIKLWIGENANESTEEGIALILETTPAFFQTEFDDKESKASFTFLSKYLLKYKSLVIQLAVGLLAGSLLSLIFPFLTQSIVDVGIQNQDLNFIYIILLAQIMLFLGRMGIEVIRSWILLHLSARINISIISDFFIKLMKLPISFFDTRMTGDIMQRINDHHRIEQLLTSSSLNTLFSLVNLIIFSIILLFYDYKLFVVYLVGAVLYIAWISFFLNKRKELDYKRFSQVSQEQSKVIELINGMQEIKMHNAEKQKRWDWEFLQVKLFKIRIKSLSLEQWQSVGGNFINQMKDILVSFLSAKLVLSGNLTLGMMLSVQYIIGQLNSPLLQLIDFIKQTQDAKISLERLSEIHDKEDEESKDEQYAHDIPEKDIEIENLSFRYIGSDALVFENLSLNIPYQKTTAIVGASGSGKTTLLKLFMKFYEPNEGDIKIGNTKLKNVSPRLWRDHCGVVMQEGYVFNDTIANNIAVGEDFVDKQKLRKAVEIANIKDFIEELPLSYNTKIGNEGLGVSGGQKQRLFIARAVYKSPEYIFFDEATSALDANNEKVIMENLEQFFQGKTAIVIAHRLSTVKHADKIIVLDKGKVVEEGNHNELVALKGEYYRLVKNQLELGN